The sequence CGAACCCCGGCTCGCTGTCGTACGTCGCGGGCAAGCACCGCGACTGCGCCGAGGTCGGCATCGAGTCGATCCGGCTCGACCTGCCCGAGACGGCGTCCGAGAAGGACATCCGCGACGCCATCACGTTCATGAACAACAACCCGCTGGTGACGGCGTTCATCATCCAGCTCCCGCTGCCCGAGGGGATCGACCCCACGGCCATGCTCGAGCTGATGGACCCGCTGAAAGACGCCGACGGACTCCACCCGGTGAACCTCGGCGAGCTCGTGCTCGCCGTGCCCGGCGGCAAGGGCAGCATCGACACCCCGCTGCCCTGCACTCCGCGCGGCATCGTCCAGATGCTGCAGGCGTACGACATCCCGATCGCCGGGAGCCACGTCACCATCATCGGCCAGGGCCTCACCGTCGGGCGGCCGCTCGGCCTCCTGCTCACGCGGCTCGAGGCCACCGCGACGCTCACCCACTCGCGCACCGTCGACGTCGCCGCCGAGGTGCGGCGGGCCGACATCGTCGTCGCGGCTGCGGGGGTCGCGGGCCTCGTGAAGGCCGACTGGGTCAAGCCCGGTGCGGCCGTCATCGACGTCGGCATCACGCGGGTGCTGAACGAGGAGACCGGCAAGTACCGCCTCCGCGGCGACGTCGACCCCGAGGTCGCCTCTGTCGCGGGCTTCCTGTCGCCGGTGCCCGGCGGCGTCGGGCCGATGACGCGCGCGATGCTCCTCGCCAACGTGGTGGAGGCTGCCGAGCGGCGTCTGCGGCGGTAGCTGCGGCGCTCCTGCTGTCGCCCGCCCCGCCCGCCTCGCCCGCCTCGCCCGCTCCGCCCGACGCAAAACCCTCCCGTTCGGCTGTCGCGGTGGTCCTAGGACCACCGGCGCGGCCGATCGGGAGGGTTTAGCGGGGCCCGGCAGGAGAGCGGGCAGGGCAGGCAGGCCGGCAGCTACAGCCGGTGCGCCCCGTCGGCAGCGTGCACCACGAAGATCGTCGGCTCGGTGTAGCCGGCCGCAGCGAACGCGGCGAGCACGGCCGAGGCGATCCCGTCGCGCGCGGCCGTCGGCACGAGCGCGATCGCGGCGCCGCCGAAACCGCCGCCGGTCATCCGGGCGCCGACGGCACCGTTCGCCTGCGCGGTCGACACGGCGAGGTCGAGCTCGGGCACCGAGATCTCGAAGTCGTCTCGCATCGACACGTGCGACGCGTCGAGGAGAGCACCGATGGCGCCGGGCCCCTCGAGGCGCAGCGTGCGGACCGTGTCGAGCACGCGCTGGTTCTCGGTGATGACGTGGCGCACCCGGCGGAACGTCTCGTCGTCGAGCACCTCCTGAGCGCGGGGCAGGTCGTCCACGTCGAGGTCTCGGAGCGACGAGACGCCGAGAGCGGCGGCCCCTCGCTCACAGGAGGCTCGGCGGTCGACGTACCCGCCGGTGGCGTGCGCGTGCTCGACGCGCGTGTCGACGACGAGCAGCTCGAGCCCGGCCTTCTCGAAGCCCAGGTCGATGACCTCGGCGTCGAGGCTCCGGCAGTCGAGGAAGACCGCGGAGTCGGCGCGGCCGAGGAGGGAGGCCGACTGGTCCATGATGCCGGTGGGGGCGCCGACGGCGTGGTTCTCGGAGTACTGCCCGACGGAGGCCAGGAACGGCCGCGTCACCTCGAGGCTCCAGAGGTCGGCCAGGGCCACGGCGACGGCGCACTCGATGGCGGCGGACGACGACAGGCCCGCGCCCACGGGCACGTCCGACTCGACGAGGATGTCGAGCCCGAACGCTGCGGAGAGGTCGGCCGCGGTCCCGGCGTCGCCGGCGACCTCGGGCAGCTTCTCGCGCAGCGCCCACGCGATGCCGAAGACGTACGCCGACCAGCCGTCCATGGACGCAGGATCGAGAGCGTCGAGAGACGCCTCGTGCACTCCGCTCTCGAAGGTGGAGGCCACCCGCAGCAGACGGTCGTCGCGTCGCCCGACCGTGATGGTCGTCGAGCGGTCGATCGCCAGGGGCAGCACGAAGCCGTCGTTGTAGTCGGTGTGCTCGCCGATCAGGTTGACGCGGCCGGGGGCTGCCCAGCGGCCGACGACCTCGGTGTCGAAGACGTCGCTGAAAGAGGGGGAGGTGGTGCTCATGCGCGTTCGATGGCCTCTCGGATCAGGGCGGCGGACTGCTCGGGGACGAGGTCGCCGATCCAGGCTCCCATCGCCGCCTCGGATCCTGCCAGGAACTTCAGCTTGGTCGCGGCCCGACGCGGCGACGTGATCTGCAGCATCAGCCGCACGGTGTCGCGCCCGACGTTCACGGGGGCCTGGTGCCAGGCGGCGATGTAGGGCGTCGGGTCGTCGTACAGGCGGTCGAGCCCGCGCAGGATCGTCCGGTACATCACCGCGAGCTCGTCGCGCTCGTCGCTCGACAGGGCTGCGATGTCGGGCACCTGCCGGTGCGGCAGGAGGTGCACCTCGACGGGCCAGCGCGCGGCGAACGGCACGAAGGCCGTGAAGTGCTCGCCGGCGAGCACGACGCGGGGGCCGGAGCGCTCGGTCTCGAGGATGTCGGCGAAGAGCGTCGGGCCGTACTGCTCGATGCTCTGCAGGAGGCGCGTGGTGCGAGGGGTGACGTAGGGGTAGGCGTAGATCTGGCCGTGCGGGTGGTGGAGCGTCACGCCGATGGCCTCGCCGCGGTTCTCGAACGGGAACACCTGCTGGATGCCGGGCAGCGCGCTGAGCGCCTCGGTGCGGTCGGCCCAGGCCTCGACGACGGTGCGGGCCCGCGACTCGGAGAGGCTCGCGAACGAGCCGTACGTCTCGGGGCTGAAGCAGATGACCTCGCAGCGGCCGACGGAGGTGCGGGTGCGGCCGAGGCCGAGGGTGCGGAGATCGTCGAGACCCTGCGGGGCGTCGAGATCCTGTGCGCCGTCGAGCCCCGCCGGAGCGTCGGGCACGCCCGGCAGCAGCGGGCCGAACGACGGCGAGCGGTTCTCGAACACGGCCACGTCGTAGACGTCGGGGATCTCGGACGGGTTCGTCGCCGACGCCGGCGCGAGCGGGTCGAGCTCGGCGGGGGGCAGGAACGCCCGGTTCTGCCGCGACGCGGCGATCGACACCCACTCGCCCGTGAGGACGTCCTGCCGCATCGTCGCGGTCTCGGGCCGAGGGTCGAGAGCGCGGAGGTCGGGCTTCCGCTCCGGCGACAGCGTCGTGTCGGCGTCGTCGAAGTAGATGAGCTCGCGGCCGTCCGCGAGGGTGGTCGACCGTTTGACGATCTGATTCATGGAGCACTCTTCCGGAGAGGGTGTTGGGATTGCGAAAGCAAATGAAAGTATACGAAACTGGACGAATGGAATCCAGTCGGTCCGAGCATCCTGCGCCCGCCGGGGTTCCGGCTGCCGTGCCGCCCTCGAGACGGCGCGACCGCATCGTCGCGGTCGTCGAGTCGCACGGCTTCGCCCGGACGACCGACCTGGCCCGCGAGCTCGGCACCTCCGAGGTGACGATCCGCAGCGACTTCGACGCGCTGGCGTCGCTCGGACGCCTCGTGCGGGTCCACGGCGGCGCGATGTCGGTCGAGCAGTCGCCGGTCGAGCGCTCGTTCGAGGAGGTCGAGACCGTCGGCGTCGACGCCAAGCGCGCCATCGGCAGGCGGGCCGCCGCGCTCGTCCGCGACGGGCAGTGCGTCGTGCTCGACGTCGGCACCACGACCACGCAGATCGCCGAGGCCCTGCTCGAGCGCACCGACCTCATTGGGGTCACGGTCGTCACCAACAGCCTCGTCATCGCGCTGACCCTCGAGCAGCTGGTGCCGCGGTTCACCGTCATCGTCACCGGCGGCACCCTGCGTCCGCTCCAGCACTCGCTCGTGAACCCCCTGGCGGCGACGGTCCTCGAGGGCATCACGGCCGACGTCGCCTTCATCGGCTGCACGGGCGTCGACGTCCGGCACGGCGTCACGAACGTGAACCTCCCCGAGACCGATCTCAAGAGGCTGATGGCCAAGGTCGCGAAACGGTCCTTCGTCGTCGCCGACGGGGGCAAGATGGGGGAGGCGCACCTCGGCGTGATCGGCCCCCTCGAGCGCTTCGAGGGCCTCATCACCGCCGCAGCCGAGCCCGAGATGGTGAGTGCGCTCCGGCAGGCCGGCCTGACCGTCATCGAGGCCGACGCCGACGACGACCGAGACCGCCCCACGAAGGAGCAAGCGACATGACCGAGACAGCACCGCCCACCGGCGAGCAGTACCACCTCCGTCTGACCTCCGGCGGCCACACCGTCACGGCGATCGTGACCGAGGTCGCGGCCGGGCTCCGCGCGCTCGAGGTCGACGGGTCGGCCGTCGCCGAGACCTTCGCCGAGCACGAGACGCCGCCCTCGGCCGCCGGCATCACGCTGGTGCCGTGGCCCAACCGCGTCGATGGCGGCAGCTGGACCCTCGACGGCACGCCCCAGCAGCTCGACATCACGGAGGTCGCGAAGGGCAACGCGAGCCACGGCCTCCTCCGCTACACCGCCTACCGCGCGATCGAGGTCGAGGAGCACGCCGTCACCCAGGCCGCCTCGGTCTTCCCGCAGCACGGCTTCCCGTTCCGCCTCGACACCACCGTCCGGCACGAGCTCGTCGAGGACGGCCTCGTCGTGACCCACACCATCACCGGTCGGGGCCCCGGCCGCGCGCCGTTCGCCGTCGGGTCGCACCCGTTCCTCCGGGTGGGGGCGCACGATCCTGCGACGCTGACGGTCACCCTCGACGCCGCGACCCGCTTCGAGACCAACGTGCGAAGCATCCCCGTCGGCACGGCACCCGTCGACGGCACCGTGTTCGACCTGCGGAACTCGCCGCTCGTCGGCGACCTCGACATCGACGCCGGCTACCGCGACATCGCGCAAGACGACGACGGTCGCCGCCGCACCCGCCTCACCGCGCCCGATGGCAGCAGCACCACGATGTGGCAAGACGAGTCGTTCCCCTACGTGCAGGTCTTCACGCCGCGGAACTTCCCGCGCGACGGCGTCAAGGGTCTCGCGATCGCCGCCGAGCCGATGACCGCGCCCGCCAACGCCCTGGCCAGCGGCGAGGGGCTTCGCTGGCTCGACGAGGGCGAGACCTGGATGGGCTCGTGGGGCGTGACGTACTCGGGGCCGACCGCCTGACGCGCAGCACCCGTGCTCTCGGGCGTCCGACCGTGCAGGATCCGCCCCGGCCGTCCCAGGCCGACCGCCGCCGGCTGCTCTAGCCTCGGGGCATGACCTCCGACGACGGCACGACCGATCCGACCAGCAGCGACAGCGACTCAGGTGCCGGCTCCGACTCCGACGGCATGACGTTCGAGGAGAAGCGGCACGACCAGCTGACCCGGGCGCCGAAGTCGGACGAGTCGGACGCCGCCCCGCGCATCGAGGTGTCGGAGTCGCCGTCCGGCGTGACCAGGATCGACGTCGCCGACACCGCGAAGGTGACGCCCGGGAAGGCGGGGCCGCAGCAGCGGGCTTGACGCCCGATCGGCGGGGCTCGTCGGCACCCGCGCCAGTCCGCGGACTGGTGCCGCTGCCGTCCTGCGGCGCCGTTCCCGTGAGGTGGGCCCCGTCGGGCTCGATCCCCGGGGCACGGACGCCACGCCGCTGGCGCGTCGCGTCGTGACCGGCTCCGGGGGCCCACTCCCGGTCGGTCCTCGACGAGACGGGGCCCACAAATGACAGATGGCGCCCGAGAGGGCGCCATCTGTCATCCGTGGGCCCCGTCGGGCTCGAACCGACGACCAACGGATTAAAAGTCCGATGCTCTACCAACTGAGCTAGAGGCCCCCGCGCGCACGGGGCGCGCAGACCCCAAGCCTAGCAAGGGCGGAAGGCGTGCGGAGTCGGCGCGGGCGCGGCTGCGGCGACTACCCTCGAGGCAATGAGCCCCCGCGACTTCCACCGTCCCGCGCAGTTCTCCGGCCATGAGTTCGAGGCGTTCAAGGGCGGCGACGATCCTGCGGTCATGCACCGGGTCGCCCACGAGTCGGCCAGCGCC is a genomic window of Frondihabitans peucedani containing:
- a CDS encoding bifunctional methylenetetrahydrofolate dehydrogenase/methenyltetrahydrofolate cyclohydrolase; this encodes MVTTATGAGRAVTIDGTALAAGVKDDLRERVAILKAAGIHPGLGTILVGSNPGSLSYVAGKHRDCAEVGIESIRLDLPETASEKDIRDAITFMNNNPLVTAFIIQLPLPEGIDPTAMLELMDPLKDADGLHPVNLGELVLAVPGGKGSIDTPLPCTPRGIVQMLQAYDIPIAGSHVTIIGQGLTVGRPLGLLLTRLEATATLTHSRTVDVAAEVRRADIVVAAAGVAGLVKADWVKPGAAVIDVGITRVLNEETGKYRLRGDVDPEVASVAGFLSPVPGGVGPMTRAMLLANVVEAAERRLRR
- the galK gene encoding galactokinase, coding for MSTTSPSFSDVFDTEVVGRWAAPGRVNLIGEHTDYNDGFVLPLAIDRSTTITVGRRDDRLLRVASTFESGVHEASLDALDPASMDGWSAYVFGIAWALREKLPEVAGDAGTAADLSAAFGLDILVESDVPVGAGLSSSAAIECAVAVALADLWSLEVTRPFLASVGQYSENHAVGAPTGIMDQSASLLGRADSAVFLDCRSLDAEVIDLGFEKAGLELLVVDTRVEHAHATGGYVDRRASCERGAAALGVSSLRDLDVDDLPRAQEVLDDETFRRVRHVITENQRVLDTVRTLRLEGPGAIGALLDASHVSMRDDFEISVPELDLAVSTAQANGAVGARMTGGGFGGAAIALVPTAARDGIASAVLAAFAAAGYTEPTIFVVHAADGAHRL
- the galT gene encoding galactose-1-phosphate uridylyltransferase yields the protein MNQIVKRSTTLADGRELIYFDDADTTLSPERKPDLRALDPRPETATMRQDVLTGEWVSIAASRQNRAFLPPAELDPLAPASATNPSEIPDVYDVAVFENRSPSFGPLLPGVPDAPAGLDGAQDLDAPQGLDDLRTLGLGRTRTSVGRCEVICFSPETYGSFASLSESRARTVVEAWADRTEALSALPGIQQVFPFENRGEAIGVTLHHPHGQIYAYPYVTPRTTRLLQSIEQYGPTLFADILETERSGPRVVLAGEHFTAFVPFAARWPVEVHLLPHRQVPDIAALSSDERDELAVMYRTILRGLDRLYDDPTPYIAAWHQAPVNVGRDTVRLMLQITSPRRAATKLKFLAGSEAAMGAWIGDLVPEQSAALIREAIERA
- a CDS encoding DeoR/GlpR family DNA-binding transcription regulator, which translates into the protein MESSRSEHPAPAGVPAAVPPSRRRDRIVAVVESHGFARTTDLARELGTSEVTIRSDFDALASLGRLVRVHGGAMSVEQSPVERSFEEVETVGVDAKRAIGRRAAALVRDGQCVVLDVGTTTTQIAEALLERTDLIGVTVVTNSLVIALTLEQLVPRFTVIVTGGTLRPLQHSLVNPLAATVLEGITADVAFIGCTGVDVRHGVTNVNLPETDLKRLMAKVAKRSFVVADGGKMGEAHLGVIGPLERFEGLITAAAEPEMVSALRQAGLTVIEADADDDRDRPTKEQAT
- a CDS encoding aldose 1-epimerase family protein; translated protein: MTETAPPTGEQYHLRLTSGGHTVTAIVTEVAAGLRALEVDGSAVAETFAEHETPPSAAGITLVPWPNRVDGGSWTLDGTPQQLDITEVAKGNASHGLLRYTAYRAIEVEEHAVTQAASVFPQHGFPFRLDTTVRHELVEDGLVVTHTITGRGPGRAPFAVGSHPFLRVGAHDPATLTVTLDAATRFETNVRSIPVGTAPVDGTVFDLRNSPLVGDLDIDAGYRDIAQDDDGRRRTRLTAPDGSSTTMWQDESFPYVQVFTPRNFPRDGVKGLAIAAEPMTAPANALASGEGLRWLDEGETWMGSWGVTYSGPTA